In Equus caballus isolate H_3958 breed thoroughbred chromosome 25, TB-T2T, whole genome shotgun sequence, one DNA window encodes the following:
- the ALG2 gene encoding alpha-1,3/1,6-mannosyltransferase ALG2: MGRRRGFRAMAEKQDRDEEPGPSPSVLFLHPDLGVGGAERLVLDAALALQARGCSVRIWTAHYDPGHCFAESRELPVRCAGDWLPRSLGWGGRGAAVCAYVRMIFLALYVLFLADEEFDVVVCDQVSACIPVFKLARRRKKILFYCHFPDLLLTRRDSFLKRLYRAPIDWVEEYTTGMADCVLVNSQFTAAVFKQTFKSLSHIKPDILYPSLNVTSFDSAVPEKLDDLVPEGKKFLFLSINRYERKKNLTLALEALVKLRARLTSRDWDKVHLIVAGGYDERVLENVEHYQELKKMVQQSDLGQSVTFLRSFSDKQKISLLHGCTCVLYTPSNEHFGIVPLEAMYMRCPVIAVNSGGPLESVVHSVTGFLCEPDPVCFSEAIERFIREPSLKATMGLAGRARVKEKFSSEAFTEQLYQCVTRLLV; encoded by the exons ATGGGGCGCAGGCGTGGCTTCCGGGCCATGGCGGAGAAGCAGGATCGGGACGAGGAGCCGGGTCCCAGCCCGTCGGTGCTGTTCCTGCACCCAGACCTGGGCGTGGGCGGCGCCGAGCGGCTGGTGCTCGACGCGGCGCTGGCGCTGCAGGCGCGCGGATGTAGCGTGAGGATCTGGACCGCGCACTACGACCCAGGCCACTGCTTCGCCGAGAGCCGCGAGCTGCCGGTGCGCTGCGCCGGGGACTGGCTGCCGCGCAGCCTGGGCTGGGGCGGCCGCGGCGCCGCCGTCTGTGCCTACGTGCGCATGATCTTCCTGGCGCTCTACGTGCTGTTCCTCGCCGACGAGGAGTTCGACGTGGTCGTGTGCGACCAG GTTTCTGCCTGTATCCCAGTGTTCAAACTGGCCAGACGGCGTAAGAAGATCCTCTTCTACTGTCACTTCCCGGATCTGCTTCTCACCAGAAGAGACTCTTTTCTTAAACGCCTGTACAGGGCCCCGATTGACTGGGTGGAGGAATACACCACAGGTATGGCAGACTGCGTCTTGGTCAATAGCCAGTTCACAGCTGCCGTTTTTAAGCAAACGTTCAAGTCCCTGTCTCACATAAAGCCCGATATCCTCTACCCATCTCTGAATGTCACCAGCTTTGACTCAGCTGTTCCTGAAAAACTTGATGACCTAGTGCCCGAGGGGAAAAAATTCCTGTTCCTCTCCATCAACAGATacgaaaggaagaaaaatctgacTTTGGCACTGGAAGCCCTGGTAAAGCTGCGTGCGAGATTGACGTCCCGAGACTGGGACAAGGTCCATCTGATCGTGGCAGGTGGCTACGACGAGAGAGTCCTGGAGAACGTGGAACACTACCAGGAATTGAAGAAAATGGTCCAGCAGTCTGACCTTGGCCAGTCTGTGACCTTCCTGCGGtctttctcagacaaacagaaGATCTCCCTCCTCCACGGCTGCACGTGTGTGCTTTACACACCAAGCAACGAGCACTTTGGCATCGTCCCTTTGGAGGCCATGTACATGCGGTGCCCGGTCATTGCTGTTAATTCCGGCGGGCCCTTGGAGTCCGTTGTCCACAGCGTCACAGGGTTTCTGTGTGAGCCCGACCCAGTGTGCTTCTCGGAAGCAATAGAAAGGTTCATCCGGGAACCTTCCTTAAAAGCCACCATGGGACTGGCTGGGAGAGCCAGGGTGAAGGAGAAATTCTCCTCTGAAGCGTTTACGGAACAGCTCTACCAATGTGTCACCAGGCTGCTGGTGTAA
- the SEC61B gene encoding protein transport protein Sec61 subunit beta codes for MPGPTPSGTNVGSSGRSPSKAVAARAAGSTVRQRKNASCGTRSAGRTTSAGTGGMWRFYTEDSPGLKVGPVPVLVMSLLFIASVFMLHIWGKYTRS; via the exons ATG CCTGGTCCGACCCCCAGTGGCACTAACGTGGGCTCCTCTGGCCGTTCTCCCAGCAAAGCAGTGGCCGCCCGGGCGGCGGGCTCTACGGTCCGGCAGAG GAAGAATGCCAGCTGTGGAACAAGGAGCGCAGGCCGCACGACCTCAGCAGGCACTGGGGGAATGTGGCGATTCTACACAGAGGATTCACCTGGGCTCAAAGT TGGCCCTGTTCCAGTATTGGTTATGAGTCTTCTGTTCATCGCTTCTGTATTTATGTTGCACATTTGGGGCAAGTACACTCGTTCATAG